From Pseudarthrobacter equi, a single genomic window includes:
- the malQ gene encoding 4-alpha-glucanotransferase gives MTASDQQHVIRRNAPAEPPAVDAHLLQQLADAHGVGTSFQGWDGLPHAVSLETLSKVLGALGVPAHTDEQIRAGLAEAELAPWRKTLPPAVVIQQGEPAQVPVHIPDGVPVSLRISLEGGAGSVDAAQQDVWVQPRDVDGVAMGRATFALPQDLPLGWHTLHAEAGSVTATATLVVTPARLDTARDLEERRGWGLATQLYSVRSKRSWGIGDFSDLADLAALSGARGADYVLVNPLHAAEPVPPVQPSPYSPSTRRFFNPIYIRIEAIPELAYLRPRKRAALEKLREEVAGLNKDAERLDRDAVYAAKLQALELLYHTRRSPSRQAAFDEFCRISGSGLDDFALWSAIREDATPDDPMWTDPAFSLDSQEAQALRGRLEDRIGFHRWLQWICDEQLESAQQAALRSGMRLGVVHDLAVGVDHSSADAWTLKGVLTPATSVGAPPDMYNQQGQDWGQPPWHPVRLAEAGYQPFRNMLATVLRHAGGIRVDHILGLFRLWWIPSGNAPGDGAYVKYDHEALIGILALEAHRAGAVVIGEDLGTFEPWVRDYLAARGILGTSILWFEYDGDSPLAPEKYRTQALSSVNTHDLPPTAGYLAGDHVALRSHLGLLERSEAEERAQHNASLEKMFALLRERGYLPGAGTGGDAEEQTIEALHLLLSQTPSVLLGVALVDAVGERRVQNQPGTTEELYPNWQVPLAGPDGKPVFLDDLPANARFNSLLAAVEEALHG, from the coding sequence ATGACGGCATCAGACCAGCAACACGTAATACGGCGGAACGCGCCCGCGGAACCACCGGCCGTGGATGCCCACCTGCTGCAGCAGCTCGCGGACGCCCATGGGGTGGGCACTTCCTTCCAGGGCTGGGACGGGTTGCCGCACGCAGTTTCCCTGGAGACCCTGTCGAAGGTCCTGGGCGCTTTGGGCGTGCCGGCCCATACCGATGAACAAATCCGGGCCGGGCTGGCCGAAGCGGAACTGGCACCCTGGCGCAAAACGCTGCCTCCCGCCGTCGTAATCCAGCAAGGCGAGCCGGCCCAGGTACCGGTCCACATCCCCGACGGCGTCCCGGTGAGCCTCCGCATCAGCCTTGAAGGCGGTGCCGGGAGCGTGGACGCGGCCCAGCAGGACGTGTGGGTGCAGCCGCGGGACGTGGACGGCGTGGCCATGGGCCGGGCCACCTTCGCCCTGCCGCAGGACCTTCCGCTCGGCTGGCACACGCTGCACGCGGAGGCCGGGAGCGTCACCGCCACCGCAACCCTCGTGGTGACGCCGGCCCGGCTGGATACTGCCCGGGACCTTGAGGAGCGGCGTGGCTGGGGGCTCGCCACCCAGCTGTACTCCGTGCGTTCGAAGCGTTCCTGGGGAATCGGGGATTTCTCCGACCTTGCCGACCTCGCCGCACTCAGTGGAGCCCGCGGCGCCGATTACGTGCTCGTCAACCCCCTGCACGCCGCAGAACCGGTTCCGCCGGTGCAGCCCTCACCGTATTCGCCGTCCACCCGGCGGTTCTTCAACCCGATCTATATCCGGATCGAGGCCATTCCGGAGCTTGCCTATCTGCGCCCCCGCAAGCGCGCCGCGCTGGAGAAGCTGCGCGAGGAAGTGGCAGGGCTCAACAAGGACGCCGAACGGCTGGACCGGGACGCGGTCTACGCCGCGAAACTGCAGGCCCTGGAGCTGCTGTACCACACGCGCCGGTCGCCGTCCCGGCAGGCGGCCTTCGACGAGTTCTGCCGCATTTCCGGCAGCGGCCTGGATGACTTTGCCCTCTGGTCAGCCATCCGCGAGGACGCTACGCCGGACGACCCCATGTGGACGGACCCCGCGTTCTCGCTGGATTCGCAGGAGGCGCAGGCGCTGCGGGGAAGGCTTGAGGACCGGATTGGCTTCCATCGGTGGCTGCAGTGGATCTGCGACGAGCAGCTGGAGAGCGCGCAGCAGGCAGCGCTGCGTTCGGGGATGCGGCTGGGCGTGGTGCATGACCTCGCAGTCGGCGTGGACCACAGCAGCGCGGACGCGTGGACGCTGAAGGGCGTCCTCACCCCCGCCACCAGTGTTGGCGCGCCGCCGGACATGTACAACCAGCAGGGCCAGGACTGGGGCCAGCCGCCGTGGCATCCGGTCCGGCTGGCCGAAGCGGGTTACCAGCCGTTCCGTAACATGCTGGCCACCGTGCTTCGGCATGCCGGCGGCATCCGGGTGGACCACATCCTGGGACTGTTCCGGCTGTGGTGGATCCCCAGCGGCAACGCCCCCGGCGACGGCGCCTACGTGAAGTACGACCATGAGGCACTGATCGGCATCCTGGCCCTGGAAGCGCACCGGGCAGGGGCCGTGGTGATTGGCGAGGACCTGGGCACCTTCGAACCGTGGGTGCGGGACTACCTTGCCGCGCGCGGCATTCTGGGTACATCCATTCTTTGGTTTGAGTACGACGGCGATTCCCCCCTTGCGCCCGAAAAGTACCGTACGCAGGCGCTTTCCAGCGTCAACACCCACGATCTACCGCCCACGGCCGGTTACCTGGCCGGGGACCACGTGGCATTGCGCAGCCACTTGGGTCTGCTGGAACGGTCCGAGGCCGAAGAGCGTGCCCAGCACAACGCGTCCCTGGAAAAGATGTTCGCGCTGCTCCGCGAACGCGGCTACCTGCCCGGAGCCGGCACCGGCGGTGACGCAGAGGAGCAGACCATCGAGGCCCTGCACCTGCTGCTGAGCCAGACGCCGTCCGTGCTGCTGGGCGTGGCGCTGGTGGATGCGGTGGGGGAGCGGCGGGTGCAGAACCAGCCCGGAACCACCGAGGAGCTCTACCCCAATTGGCAGGTGCCGCTGGCCGGCCCGGACGGTAAGCCGGTATTCCTTGACGACCTCCCCGCCAACGCGCGGTTCAACTCGCTGCTAGCGGCGGTGGAGGAGGCCCTGCACGGCTAG
- a CDS encoding SDR family oxidoreductase, giving the protein MNGEPVLVVGGTGMLGGQVVTALLDRGKEVRALVRPGSDASRLEARGVQIARGDMMDPQSLDQAMAGADAVITTAAGYTKHRKGDSPATDTTGNANLAEAAARAGVRRFVLTSILTCDETPQVPHFWHKKLMEDKLEGLGVPFVALRPGAFLDQVTRFGGDPVAKGKLMWFGSPNVPLTFVLTPDLAGYLADAVDAPGVDGERIDIGWDRPVRMKDVADMMGRLSGSRVGVRSVPLRVLKTAGVVLGRVNPTVPDMASMMGWFQTGRYVANTTRQRAVFGPPPTAEDAIRRLLGILGHPADR; this is encoded by the coding sequence ATGAACGGCGAACCAGTACTGGTGGTCGGCGGTACCGGCATGCTCGGCGGCCAGGTGGTCACCGCGCTGCTGGACCGGGGTAAGGAAGTCCGCGCCCTGGTGCGGCCCGGATCGGATGCATCGCGGCTCGAAGCCCGGGGAGTGCAGATTGCCCGGGGCGACATGATGGACCCCCAATCCCTGGACCAGGCCATGGCGGGGGCGGACGCCGTGATCACCACAGCTGCCGGCTACACAAAGCACCGCAAGGGCGACAGCCCCGCAACCGACACCACGGGCAACGCGAACCTTGCGGAAGCGGCCGCCCGGGCAGGTGTCCGGCGCTTTGTCCTCACCAGCATCCTGACCTGCGACGAAACCCCGCAGGTGCCGCACTTCTGGCACAAGAAGCTCATGGAGGACAAGCTCGAAGGGCTCGGCGTACCGTTCGTTGCGCTGCGGCCGGGCGCCTTCCTGGACCAGGTCACGCGGTTCGGCGGTGACCCCGTGGCCAAGGGCAAACTGATGTGGTTCGGTTCGCCCAACGTTCCGCTGACCTTTGTGCTCACCCCTGACCTTGCCGGTTACCTGGCAGATGCCGTAGATGCTCCGGGGGTCGACGGGGAACGGATCGACATCGGCTGGGACCGGCCGGTCCGCATGAAGGACGTGGCGGACATGATGGGCCGGCTCAGCGGATCGAGGGTAGGGGTCCGCTCTGTGCCCTTGAGGGTGTTGAAGACTGCGGGAGTGGTGCTGGGGCGGGTGAACCCGACGGTGCCGGATATGGCGTCCATGATGGGCTGGTTCCAGACCGGCCGCTACGTCGCAAACACCACCCGGCAGCGGGCCGTCTTCGGGCCGCCGCCCACGGCCGAGGATGCCATCCGGCGGCTGCTCGGCATCCTCGGCCATCCGGCCGACAGGTAG